The proteins below come from a single Deinococcus sp. Leaf326 genomic window:
- a CDS encoding DHH family phosphoesterase yields the protein MRIWNVSPALAQVIAGRGMTPELLEAPLRLSPNPALYEAARQIVAAVRAGQRIRIHGDYDADGVSATAVLVLGLRTLGADVHGFIPHRLNEGYGVHPDRVPEHAGAADLLVTVDCGVTNLDEVRALLEAGTAVIVTDHHAPGPDFPACLVVHPHLTDGFDAGVHNLTGAGVAYHLLWAVRAELGLDEPRDLAPLATLGTVADVAPLVGENRALVRAGLEALPDTTLPGLRALLRHTGVPRPTARDVAFVLAPRLNAAGRMGAADLALELLITPSPAEAERLVTYLDTLNLERRRLQDDMFAQALALADPADPALVLTHPDWHPGVMGIVASKLLETFYRPVYIMAQGKGSVRSTPGISAVGGLRESGDLLKRYGGHPAAAGFSVDERDFPALRDRLHAYARSFPVPVPAVRLDAALPPRWATAELDAETARLEPFGEGHRRPLWHLRGELEGQRLVGKRGDSLQFRLGGLKGVRHGAGTLQEGGADLGAELATNEWRGRASLEWRAEALRPAEPLDLVGQTQNTAADLPRLDPQEAVAHLRDGAAAYAENGVGPYLQGQVPGLRLLGPGEELAVDQTPEVILYALPAEADLRRWLAQGRVAFAWGPKTLKDLESAELTPLGSVTPEAAADAYRRWQWAHHYRVLSGAGWAASVRAMLGPEEPTPAPPDALAAQR from the coding sequence ATGCGGATCTGGAACGTCTCGCCGGCCCTGGCGCAGGTCATTGCCGGGCGCGGCATGACGCCGGAGCTGCTGGAGGCGCCCCTGCGCCTGAGCCCCAACCCGGCGCTTTACGAGGCCGCGCGGCAGATCGTGGCGGCGGTGCGGGCCGGACAACGGATTCGAATTCACGGCGACTACGACGCCGACGGCGTGAGCGCGACCGCCGTGCTCGTGCTGGGCCTGCGCACCCTGGGGGCCGACGTGCACGGCTTCATTCCCCACCGGCTGAACGAGGGGTACGGGGTGCACCCAGACCGTGTGCCGGAACATGCCGGGGCCGCCGACCTGCTCGTGACGGTGGACTGCGGCGTCACCAACCTCGACGAGGTGCGCGCGCTGCTGGAGGCGGGTACGGCCGTGATCGTCACTGACCACCATGCGCCGGGCCCCGACTTTCCGGCGTGTCTGGTCGTGCACCCGCACCTCACCGACGGCTTCGACGCCGGCGTACATAACCTGACCGGCGCTGGAGTGGCCTACCACCTGCTGTGGGCGGTGCGCGCCGAGCTGGGGCTGGACGAGCCCCGTGACCTCGCGCCGCTGGCGACGCTGGGCACGGTCGCCGACGTGGCCCCGCTCGTCGGCGAGAACCGGGCGCTCGTGCGGGCCGGGCTGGAGGCGCTGCCGGACACCACGCTGCCCGGCCTGCGCGCCCTGCTGCGGCACACCGGGGTCCCCCGGCCCACCGCCCGCGACGTGGCCTTCGTGCTCGCGCCGCGCCTGAACGCCGCCGGACGCATGGGCGCGGCCGACCTCGCGCTGGAACTGCTCATCACCCCGAGCCCCGCCGAGGCCGAGCGCTTGGTGACGTACCTCGACACCCTGAACCTCGAACGCCGCAGGTTGCAGGACGACATGTTCGCCCAGGCGCTCGCCCTGGCCGACCCCGCCGACCCGGCCCTCGTCCTGACCCACCCCGACTGGCACCCCGGCGTGATGGGAATCGTGGCGAGCAAGCTGCTCGAAACGTTCTACCGCCCTGTCTACATCATGGCGCAGGGCAAGGGCTCGGTGCGCAGCACGCCCGGGATCAGCGCGGTCGGGGGGCTGCGCGAGAGTGGCGACCTCCTGAAGCGCTACGGAGGGCACCCCGCCGCCGCCGGCTTCTCGGTGGACGAACGCGACTTCCCCGCACTACGGGACCGCCTGCACGCCTACGCCCGGAGCTTTCCGGTGCCGGTGCCGGCCGTGCGCCTCGACGCCGCGCTGCCCCCTCGCTGGGCCACGGCAGAACTCGACGCCGAGACGGCGCGGCTCGAACCCTTCGGCGAGGGCCACCGCCGGCCGCTGTGGCACCTGCGGGGCGAGCTGGAAGGCCAGCGGCTGGTGGGCAAGCGCGGCGACAGCCTGCAGTTCCGGCTGGGCGGCCTCAAGGGCGTGCGGCACGGGGCCGGGACCCTGCAGGAAGGCGGGGCCGACCTGGGCGCCGAGCTGGCTACCAACGAGTGGCGGGGCCGCGCCAGCCTGGAATGGCGCGCCGAGGCCCTGCGCCCAGCCGAGCCGCTGGACCTCGTGGGCCAGACGCAGAACACGGCCGCAGATCTTCCCCGCCTAGACCCTCAGGAGGCGGTCGCGCACCTGCGCGACGGAGCAGCGGCGTACGCCGAGAACGGCGTCGGACCCTACCTGCAGGGACAGGTTCCAGGCCTGCGGCTCCTGGGACCGGGCGAGGAGCTGGCAGTAGACCAGACCCCCGAGGTCATCCTGTACGCCCTGCCCGCCGAAGCCGACCTGCGGCGCTGGCTCGCGCAGGGCCGGGTGGCCTTCGCCTGGGGTCCCAAGACCCTGAAGGACCTGGAAAGCGCCGAACTGACCCCGCTGGGCAGCGTCACCCCGGAAGCGGCCGCCGACGCCTACCGCCGCTGGCAGTGGGCCCACCACTACCGCGTCCTGAGCGGCGCGGGCTGGGCCGCCTCCGTGCGGGCGATGCTGGGCCCGGAGGAACCCACCCCGGCGCC